Proteins from a genomic interval of Tolypothrix sp. NIES-4075:
- a CDS encoding COX15/CtaA family protein encodes MSEFVLEQQNEAAQEQQKPKEMIRRLVWKICVATLILMAIGSATRVMNAGLACPDWPLCYGELVPAKQMNFQVFLEWFHRLDASLIGLSAIALAALSWWHRRYVPNWLPWTSLFSLFLIVFQGILGGLTVTQLLRFDIVTAHLATALLFFTTLLVIGTALAPYQGTGTVGKLPWVSLTAAVLVYLQSLLGALVGSRWALHQCFGGSQLCAVMYSHIGGVVPPTVATLAVVFLSLRTPALHPALRQLAKITAGLLVLQILLGVATFKLHLQVEPLTVSHQLIGACLLGTLVIFTVLSLRDLATSRGINAYSSAVTATTSVDGVNL; translated from the coding sequence ATGAGTGAATTTGTCCTAGAACAACAAAATGAAGCGGCACAAGAGCAGCAAAAACCCAAGGAAATGATTCGTCGCTTGGTGTGGAAAATTTGTGTAGCCACCTTAATTTTGATGGCAATAGGCAGCGCCACCCGCGTGATGAATGCTGGACTCGCTTGCCCAGATTGGCCTTTGTGCTACGGGGAACTTGTGCCAGCTAAACAAATGAATTTCCAAGTTTTTCTGGAGTGGTTTCACAGGTTGGATGCTTCGTTGATTGGATTAAGTGCGATCGCACTGGCTGCATTAAGCTGGTGGCATCGTCGATATGTACCTAACTGGCTTCCTTGGACTTCTCTTTTCTCGCTGTTTTTAATTGTCTTCCAAGGCATCTTGGGCGGACTCACCGTTACTCAACTTTTGCGCTTTGATATCGTTACCGCGCATTTGGCAACGGCATTGTTATTTTTCACTACTCTACTCGTTATCGGCACGGCACTCGCCCCCTACCAAGGAACTGGAACTGTTGGTAAGTTACCTTGGGTAAGTTTAACCGCCGCTGTTTTAGTTTATCTACAAAGTTTGCTTGGTGCTTTGGTAGGATCTCGCTGGGCACTACATCAATGCTTTGGCGGTTCTCAACTTTGTGCTGTAATGTACAGTCATATCGGTGGGGTAGTGCCGCCAACAGTAGCAACTTTGGCTGTAGTATTTCTCTCATTGCGTACACCAGCACTACATCCTGCTTTGCGGCAATTAGCTAAGATAACTGCTGGACTGCTAGTTTTACAGATTTTGTTGGGAGTTGCCACTTTTAAGTTACATCTCCAAGTCGAGCCACTTACCGTCTCTCACCAACTTATTGGCGCGTGTTTGCTGGGTACTTTGGTAATTTTCACGGTTCTCTCATTGCGTGATTTGGCTACTAGTCGTGGTATTAACGCTTACTCATCTGCTGTCACGGCGACTACAAGTGTAGATGGAGTGAATTTATAA
- a CDS encoding cytochrome c oxidase subunit II: MKIPSSIWTLLIGILLTLVSLWYGQNHGLLPTAATDEADLVDGLFNTMMVVSTGIFLLVEGILIYSAFKYRRRPGDNSDGPPVEGNIPLEILWTAIPAIIVIGISVYSFDVYNEMGGFNPHAVHEAPIMQQSMKMPGAAIAATLNDTPPSTEPNLNQQKSDEAMQDPATAAVRNADQIPQKRNAPGVGIVAPTIGPVPGKEGKPPAMVVNVTGMQYAFIFTYPETGVTSGELHVPIGREVQLNMSANDVIHAFWVPEFRLKQDIIPGRQSEIRFTPKKEGDYDLICAELCGPYHGAMRTQVIVEKQEAFDNWVQEQLVASAETLNQAVAVNTEDISPDKFLAPYTKDMGIQPEILHQIHH; encoded by the coding sequence GTGAAAATTCCAAGTTCAATCTGGACGTTACTCATTGGCATCCTGCTGACACTGGTCAGCCTCTGGTACGGTCAAAATCACGGTCTGTTGCCTACAGCAGCAACTGACGAAGCCGATTTAGTGGATGGTCTGTTTAACACGATGATGGTCGTCTCAACGGGTATATTTTTGCTCGTTGAGGGTATTTTGATTTATAGTGCCTTTAAATACCGTCGTCGTCCTGGCGACAACTCTGACGGACCACCCGTCGAAGGCAACATACCTTTAGAAATTCTTTGGACGGCGATCCCAGCAATTATCGTTATCGGTATTTCTGTTTACAGCTTCGACGTGTACAACGAAATGGGTGGCTTTAACCCCCATGCCGTCCACGAAGCCCCAATTATGCAGCAGTCGATGAAAATGCCTGGGGCAGCGATCGCAGCAACTCTAAACGATACGCCACCCAGCACAGAACCCAACCTCAATCAGCAGAAATCTGATGAGGCAATGCAAGACCCCGCTACAGCAGCAGTCCGCAATGCTGACCAAATTCCCCAAAAGCGAAATGCCCCGGGTGTAGGTATTGTTGCTCCCACCATCGGTCCGGTTCCCGGAAAAGAAGGCAAACCACCGGCAATGGTAGTGAACGTTACGGGTATGCAGTACGCATTCATTTTTACCTATCCAGAAACTGGTGTTACCTCCGGTGAACTCCATGTTCCCATCGGACGCGAAGTGCAACTCAACATGAGCGCCAACGATGTCATTCATGCCTTTTGGGTGCCAGAATTTCGCCTCAAGCAAGATATAATTCCTGGTCGGCAAAGTGAAATTCGCTTTACACCGAAAAAAGAGGGTGATTATGACCTTATCTGTGCTGAACTTTGCGGTCCGTACCACGGCGCAATGAGAACACAAGTTATTGTAGAAAAGCAGGAAGCTTTTGATAACTGGGTACAAGAGCAACTAGTTGCCAGCGCTGAAACACTAAATCAAGCCGTTGCTGTCAACACCGAGGACATATCACCAGATAAATTTCTCGCTCCTTACACCAAGGATATGGGAATTCAGCCAGAAATTTTACATCAAATTCACCATTAG
- a CDS encoding cytochrome c oxidase subunit 3, translating into MQSQTIDPAKTALNHHHAATTEAHHEEHPDHRIFGLIVFLIAEGMIFLGLFGAYLAFRATLPAWPPEGTPELELLLPGVNTVNLIASSFVMHNADTAIKKNDARGMRTWLAITAAMGIIFLLGQVYEYTHLEFGLTTNLFASAFYVLTGFHGLHVTIGVVAILAVLWRSRTKDHYNSEKHFGIEAAEIYWHFVDVIWIILFGLLYLL; encoded by the coding sequence ATGCAAAGTCAAACTATTGACCCAGCTAAAACAGCTCTCAACCATCACCACGCGGCGACAACAGAGGCTCATCATGAAGAACATCCAGACCATCGCATATTTGGTCTAATTGTTTTCCTCATCGCTGAGGGGATGATTTTTCTAGGATTGTTCGGAGCTTATCTAGCTTTCCGTGCTACTTTACCTGCGTGGCCCCCAGAAGGCACGCCAGAATTAGAATTGTTGCTCCCCGGAGTCAACACTGTCAATCTGATTGCTAGCAGTTTTGTCATGCACAATGCTGACACCGCCATTAAAAAGAATGATGCGCGGGGAATGAGAACTTGGTTGGCGATAACTGCGGCAATGGGTATTATTTTTTTACTAGGTCAGGTATATGAATATACCCATCTGGAATTTGGTTTAACTACCAATTTGTTTGCCAGTGCATTTTACGTTTTGACTGGTTTCCACGGATTGCACGTTACCATCGGCGTTGTCGCGATTCTTGCAGTATTGTGGCGATCGCGCACCAAGGATCACTACAATAGCGAAAAGCATTTTGGCATCGAAGCTGCGGAAATTTATTGGCACTTCGTTGACGTGATTTGGATTATCCTTTTCGGATTGCTATACCTACTTTAA
- a CDS encoding heme o synthase yields MIETNVSKHHQTFSQVIQSYYQLTKPRIIPLLLITTAGSMWIAGEGKVDPLLLLVTLTGGTLAAASAQTINCIYDRDIDYDMERTRHRPLPSGRIQPRDALIFAIALAVVSFSLLFVFANLLAAMLAMSGIVFYILVYTHWLKRSSTQNIVIGGAAGAIPALVGWAAVTGTLSWVAWLLFAIVFVWTPPHFWALALMIRDDYAKVGIPMLPVVAGNEATVRQIWFYTLILVPTTLLLVYPLHATGIVYAAIALALGGLFILKAWHLLHNPGDRTLAKDLFLYSISYMMLLCLSMVIDSLSLTHRVISFVASQLHLVS; encoded by the coding sequence ATGATTGAGACTAATGTCTCGAAGCACCACCAAACATTTTCCCAAGTTATTCAAAGCTACTACCAGCTGACTAAGCCTCGGATTATTCCGCTGCTATTGATTACTACTGCTGGTAGTATGTGGATTGCCGGTGAGGGAAAAGTAGATCCATTGCTGTTGTTAGTAACTCTTACTGGTGGTACTTTGGCAGCTGCTAGCGCTCAAACGATTAATTGTATCTATGACCGAGATATTGATTATGATATGGAGCGCACTCGTCATCGTCCTTTGCCATCTGGTAGGATACAGCCTCGTGATGCTTTGATTTTTGCGATCGCTCTTGCTGTTGTTTCTTTCAGTCTGCTTTTTGTATTTGCCAATTTACTAGCCGCAATGCTGGCAATGTCTGGTATTGTATTTTATATATTGGTCTACACTCACTGGCTAAAACGCTCTAGTACCCAAAATATTGTCATTGGTGGAGCTGCGGGGGCGATTCCGGCGCTGGTTGGTTGGGCGGCTGTCACGGGAACTTTAAGTTGGGTTGCTTGGTTACTTTTTGCAATCGTCTTTGTTTGGACACCTCCCCATTTCTGGGCTTTGGCGTTGATGATTCGGGATGATTACGCAAAAGTAGGGATACCAATGTTACCAGTTGTTGCGGGTAATGAAGCGACGGTGCGGCAGATTTGGTTTTACACGCTAATTTTGGTGCCAACTACGCTGCTATTAGTTTATCCGTTACATGCGACGGGAATTGTTTATGCAGCGATCGCACTTGCTTTGGGAGGATTATTTATCCTCAAGGCTTGGCACTTGTTGCACAATCCAGGCGATCGCACATTGGCTAAAGATTTATTTCTCTATTCCATCTCTTACATGATGCTGTTGTGTCTGAGTATGGTGATTGATAGTCTTTCTTTGACTCATCGTGTAATTAGTTTTGTGGCAAGTCAGTTGCATTTGGTTAGCTAA
- the ctaD gene encoding cytochrome c oxidase subunit I: MTQAQLQETANTPALNEEPGIRKWQDYFGFNTDHKVIGIQYLVTTFIFYCMGGVMADLVRTELRTPETDFVTPEVYNSLFTLHATIMIFLWIVPAGAGFANYLIPLMIGAKDMAFPRLNAVAFWMIPPAGILLISSLVVGDAPDAGWTSYPPLSLVTGQVGEGIWIMSVLLLGTSSILGAINFLVTLLKMRIPGMGFNQMPLFCWAMFATSALTLVSTPVLAAGLILLSFDLIAGTTFFNPTGGGDPVVYQHMFWFYSHPAVYIMILPFFGAISEVIPVHSRKPVFGYKAIAYSSLAISFLGLIVWAHHMFTSGIPGWLRMFFMITTMIIAVPTGIKIFSWLATMWGGKIRLTTAMLFAMGFVGTFVIGGISGVMLAAVPFDIHVHDTYFVVAHLHYVLFGGSVLGIYSAIYHWFPKMTGRMINEFWGKVHFTLTIVGLNMAFLPMHKLGMMGMNRRVAQYDPKFTTLNEICTYGAYILAISTFPFIINAIWSWMYGPKAGNNPWDALTLEWMTTSPPAIENFDKLPVLATGPYDYGLEKAKEDVPLDDPNPVLSGGPNSVLRAEPDPKVAANPEDRK; the protein is encoded by the coding sequence ATGACACAAGCACAGTTGCAGGAAACTGCGAATACCCCTGCCTTGAATGAGGAACCAGGGATTAGAAAATGGCAAGACTACTTCGGCTTTAATACCGACCATAAGGTAATTGGAATTCAGTACCTAGTTACTACATTCATTTTTTACTGCATGGGCGGGGTAATGGCTGACTTAGTTCGCACGGAACTGCGAACGCCAGAAACGGATTTTGTCACGCCAGAAGTTTACAACAGTTTGTTTACGCTGCACGCCACAATCATGATTTTCTTGTGGATTGTGCCAGCGGGTGCGGGGTTTGCTAACTACTTGATCCCCTTGATGATTGGGGCAAAGGATATGGCATTCCCCCGCTTGAATGCTGTCGCTTTTTGGATGATTCCGCCAGCTGGTATATTGCTAATCAGCAGTTTAGTGGTGGGCGATGCACCAGATGCGGGTTGGACTTCCTACCCTCCCTTGAGCTTGGTTACAGGTCAAGTGGGTGAGGGAATATGGATTATGAGCGTCCTTTTGCTGGGGACATCTTCGATTTTGGGGGCAATTAATTTCCTTGTTACCCTGCTGAAGATGCGTATCCCTGGCATGGGTTTCAATCAAATGCCCTTGTTCTGCTGGGCAATGTTTGCTACCTCAGCGCTGACTTTGGTATCAACACCAGTGCTAGCAGCGGGTTTGATTTTGTTGTCTTTTGACTTAATTGCCGGAACGACATTTTTTAACCCGACTGGTGGTGGCGATCCGGTTGTGTACCAGCACATGTTCTGGTTTTACTCGCACCCAGCGGTTTATATCATGATTTTGCCCTTTTTTGGGGCGATTTCTGAAGTGATCCCCGTGCATTCCCGCAAGCCGGTTTTTGGATATAAAGCGATCGCCTACTCCAGTCTCGCCATCAGCTTTTTGGGACTAATCGTTTGGGCGCACCACATGTTCACCAGCGGTATCCCCGGTTGGTTGCGGATGTTCTTCATGATCACCACCATGATCATCGCCGTACCTACTGGTATTAAAATTTTCAGCTGGTTGGCAACTATGTGGGGTGGCAAAATCCGCCTGACTACCGCCATGTTGTTTGCAATGGGCTTTGTTGGCACTTTCGTTATCGGCGGAATCAGTGGCGTGATGTTAGCTGCGGTTCCGTTTGATATTCACGTCCACGACACGTATTTTGTTGTCGCACACTTGCATTATGTCCTGTTTGGTGGTAGCGTTCTCGGCATTTATTCCGCGATTTACCACTGGTTCCCGAAAATGACGGGACGAATGATCAACGAATTTTGGGGTAAGGTTCACTTTACTCTGACTATCGTCGGTCTAAATATGGCATTTTTACCGATGCACAAGCTGGGAATGATGGGCATGAACCGACGTGTTGCCCAGTATGACCCAAAATTTACAACTTTGAATGAAATTTGCACTTATGGTGCTTATATACTGGCGATTTCCACATTCCCCTTCATTATCAATGCGATTTGGAGTTGGATGTATGGTCCCAAAGCAGGCAACAATCCTTGGGATGCACTTACTTTAGAGTGGATGACAACCTCACCGCCAGCAATTGAGAATTTTGACAAACTTCCAGTATTGGCTACCGGACCCTACGACTACGGTTTGGAAAAAGCCAAAGAAGATGTACCCTTAGACGATCCCAATCCAGTATTGTCTGGCGGTCCTAACTCTGTATTACGCGCCGAACCAGATCCAAAGGTTGCGGCAAATCCTGAAGACCGGAAATAA